From Paenibacillus physcomitrellae, the proteins below share one genomic window:
- a CDS encoding NAD-dependent epimerase/dehydratase family protein, with translation MKIVVTGGAGFIGLHTVELLLRQGHEVVVVDDLEQGTRTYSGPRVAFYPLDVGSENLASVFAAEKPEAVIHLAAQVSVQRSLEFPSLDARHNIVGTVNLLKQCVDYNVAKFVFASSAAVYGNASHLPISEGTPAEPLSFYGASKKTAESYIQMFAERYGLNYVILRYANVYGMRQNSKGECSVVASFVKRILEGDRPWINGNGEQTRDFIYVKDVAAANAAALFLGERETLNVGSGRPFSVNELFRLISEICGKGGLEPEFRPFKPGDIQDSLLDNRRALGVLRWEPAYSMLDGLKEMIQYERGLRGEIGMGL, from the coding sequence ATGAAGATCGTTGTTACCGGTGGGGCCGGATTTATCGGCTTGCATACGGTTGAACTGCTGCTAAGGCAGGGGCACGAAGTCGTTGTTGTGGATGATCTGGAGCAGGGAACACGTACTTACTCCGGGCCGAGAGTCGCATTTTATCCGCTGGATGTCGGTTCCGAGAACCTGGCCTCCGTCTTTGCCGCAGAGAAACCTGAAGCTGTCATTCATCTGGCCGCGCAGGTCAGTGTACAGCGTTCTCTGGAGTTTCCGTCCCTCGATGCGAGGCACAATATCGTTGGCACCGTGAATCTGCTCAAGCAGTGCGTAGATTACAACGTAGCCAAGTTTGTGTTTGCTTCCTCGGCCGCCGTTTACGGCAATGCGAGTCACCTGCCGATTTCGGAGGGTACGCCGGCCGAGCCGCTGTCTTTTTATGGGGCATCCAAAAAGACAGCGGAGTCGTACATACAGATGTTTGCGGAAAGGTACGGATTGAATTATGTGATTCTGCGGTATGCCAACGTGTATGGGATGCGGCAGAATTCCAAAGGGGAATGCAGCGTTGTTGCTTCTTTCGTGAAGCGGATATTAGAGGGCGATCGGCCCTGGATCAATGGGAACGGGGAGCAGACAAGGGATTTCATCTATGTCAAAGATGTGGCTGCCGCAAACGCTGCCGCTCTCTTTCTGGGTGAGAGGGAAACGCTGAACGTTGGCAGCGGCCGTCCGTTTTCCGTAAATGAGCTGTTCCGTCTGATCAGCGAGATTTGCGGCAAAGGAGGGCTGGAACCGGAATTCCGCCCGTTCAAGCCGGGAGATATTCAGGACAGCCTGCTGGACAACCGCCGGGCTCTGGGTGTGCTGCGCTGGGAACCTGCCTATTCGATGCTGGACGGGCTTAAAGAGATGATTCAATACGAAAGGGGACTTCGCGGAGAGATCGGGATGGGCCTCTAA
- a CDS encoding LCP family protein translates to MRSRWSQPKPKRKLRTIAIITGCALLLLAGAGTAAMIRLDPEHHFRSGNIPVAAMPEGDAGGEDTAGGESGIGSGIGTGTEGTEGAVQSDSSAALSGNGSGGNGGSGGGSQGQGQGGHNPGASSMSSSGPVSSSGSSETRFNLLLLGIDARESEDSRTDVMMLAHVNLDQHQVNLISIPRDTRVNLKGVGYTKINHAHVVGELKGGNHAGTLASLQAVSNLCGCTINYYMKTNFAGFVHFIDSIGGLDVTLDKPVKLTYAHRTLPEGSQHLNGDLTLKLVQERHSLSSGDLNRQQNQALVLKAMIQTLLQPDNLVRIPGLLSQVRKDILDTNLSDSDIISLSLLAKDLQSEDIQYDQVPGHSGKANDPLVGKELDYWIPDLEAWDNLAKKLLED, encoded by the coding sequence ATGAGAAGCAGATGGAGTCAACCTAAACCCAAACGTAAACTCAGAACGATTGCGATTATCACCGGCTGTGCTTTGCTGCTGCTTGCAGGAGCTGGGACAGCGGCGATGATCCGGTTGGATCCGGAGCACCATTTCCGCTCGGGGAATATTCCGGTTGCAGCCATGCCTGAAGGGGATGCTGGAGGAGAAGATACTGCGGGTGGGGAGTCCGGTATCGGAAGCGGGATAGGGACCGGGACAGAGGGTACTGAAGGCGCCGTTCAATCGGATAGCTCTGCAGCTTTGAGCGGGAATGGCAGCGGTGGAAATGGCGGAAGCGGCGGCGGCAGCCAGGGCCAGGGCCAGGGCGGGCATAACCCGGGCGCGTCAAGCATGTCCTCTTCGGGGCCCGTTTCGTCCAGCGGATCATCCGAGACCCGGTTTAATCTGCTGCTGCTGGGCATCGATGCACGTGAGTCGGAGGATTCCCGGACGGACGTTATGATGTTAGCCCATGTGAATCTGGATCAGCATCAGGTGAATCTGATCTCTATTCCCCGGGATACCCGGGTAAACCTGAAGGGCGTTGGCTATACCAAAATCAATCACGCCCACGTGGTAGGCGAGCTTAAAGGGGGGAACCATGCGGGCACGTTAGCCTCTCTGCAGGCGGTAAGCAACCTGTGCGGATGCACGATCAATTATTATATGAAAACCAATTTCGCCGGTTTTGTTCATTTTATAGATTCGATAGGCGGATTGGACGTTACGCTGGATAAACCGGTTAAGTTGACCTATGCCCATCGGACCCTGCCGGAGGGCAGCCAGCATCTGAACGGGGACCTCACGCTGAAGCTGGTTCAGGAGCGGCATTCCCTGTCCTCCGGGGATCTAAACCGCCAGCAGAACCAGGCACTGGTATTGAAGGCTATGATCCAAACCCTGCTGCAGCCGGATAATCTGGTCCGGATTCCGGGCCTGCTCAGCCAAGTGAGGAAAGATATTCTGGATACGAATTTAAGCGACAGCGATATCATCAGTTTGTCCCTGCTGGCGAAGGATTTGCAGAGCGAAGACATTCAATATGATCAGGTCCCTGGACACAGCGGCAAAGCGAACGATCCGCTGGTAGGGAAGGAACTAGATTACTGGATTCCAGACCTCGAGGCCTGGGATAATCTCGCAAAAAAGCTGTTGGAAGACTAG
- a CDS encoding DUF423 domain-containing protein, translating into MNIWLGLGGIVMLLAVALGAFGAHALKNKLSEEQMKTYQTGIQYQIAHGLGLLFLGTAGKQLTHDSLILWAGWLMIGGILLFSGSLYALSLSGVRKLGAITPIGGVLFLAAWILVVIAATQG; encoded by the coding sequence TTGAATATTTGGTTAGGATTAGGCGGCATTGTGATGCTCCTCGCCGTCGCGCTCGGCGCATTTGGCGCCCATGCCTTAAAGAATAAATTATCGGAAGAACAGATGAAGACGTATCAAACAGGCATCCAATACCAAATAGCCCATGGCTTGGGTTTGCTCTTCCTTGGCACAGCCGGAAAACAGCTTACGCATGACTCACTGATCCTCTGGGCGGGATGGCTGATGATCGGCGGGATTCTTCTGTTCTCGGGAAGCTTGTATGCGCTAAGCTTGAGCGGCGTACGCAAGCTGGGGGCAATCACGCCGATTGGCGGAGTGCTTTTTCTGGCGGCTTGGATTCTGGTTGTTATTGCGGCTACACAGGGTTAG
- a CDS encoding glycosyltransferase 87 family protein — MPEALQASRLHTTLKWMFALSLVICLLSLTGYSYTHHTEGELSGTGWQQSGPGGGTSRSPIQKGQSPGGFNRIPIGQNGFGESGLFGTPSDRGGEGDGDGGGDVGQGVRGDNGGRGFAPDQAGSPRGGGAFQPGGGGRGFGEGRFSGMSGGWMSPVPLAEPIALAVYAVLAAVLIGFGWRRLYKTRTGLLALGGGSALREPLSRRSTIWLMLGTALLLRIALVPWTTGYIGDMNYFRNWATSAAQDFSGFYVNGSADYPPLLIYFLYLIGKAASLPGMGIFFNSMIKLPSLIADVVTGYLIYRLASRHVSTRLSFILAALYAASPAVLVDSAFWGQVDSFFTLLIVLAVLLITEGRLTWSAALFAAAVMMKPQGIIFTPVLFFEWVRLRSIKHAAAGILAAIAVVLLLILPFSSGQDPLWIVKLFQRTIGEYPYASLNADNFFSLIGANHKDSSSTFVLFSYQTWGWIFIVLTTAYTWLIYSRIRSREAAFLAALFQIAGVFTFSTSMHERYLFPAVALAFCSYLYFKDKRLLWIAAGFSFTVFANTFSVLYGATGRTGTPSYTYSLMFVSLINVLLVLWLAVIMWQLAYRTSNK, encoded by the coding sequence TTGCCTGAAGCACTTCAAGCATCACGATTACATACAACGTTAAAATGGATGTTCGCCTTGTCGCTGGTGATCTGCCTTCTATCCTTAACGGGATATTCATACACACATCACACGGAGGGCGAGCTGAGTGGAACTGGCTGGCAGCAGTCTGGTCCAGGCGGCGGGACGAGCCGTTCGCCAATTCAAAAGGGACAAAGCCCTGGCGGATTTAACCGTATACCCATCGGCCAGAATGGGTTCGGCGAATCCGGCCTTTTCGGCACTCCCTCTGATAGAGGCGGAGAAGGAGACGGGGATGGAGGCGGCGACGTTGGACAGGGAGTCCGCGGAGACAACGGCGGACGCGGATTCGCCCCTGACCAGGCGGGAAGCCCAAGAGGCGGGGGAGCATTCCAGCCAGGCGGCGGTGGACGCGGATTCGGGGAAGGGAGATTCAGCGGCATGAGCGGCGGCTGGATGTCCCCGGTTCCGCTTGCCGAACCGATTGCTCTCGCCGTTTATGCGGTGCTGGCCGCCGTGCTGATAGGGTTTGGCTGGCGGCGGCTGTACAAGACCCGGACCGGCCTTCTGGCCCTGGGCGGCGGCTCGGCTTTGAGGGAGCCCTTAAGCCGCCGCAGTACGATTTGGCTGATGCTCGGCACGGCGCTGCTGCTGCGGATTGCCCTTGTTCCCTGGACAACCGGCTATATCGGGGACATGAATTATTTCCGCAATTGGGCTACCTCGGCCGCGCAGGATTTCTCCGGTTTCTATGTAAACGGATCGGCGGATTATCCGCCTCTGCTGATTTATTTTCTCTATCTCATCGGTAAAGCGGCCTCACTGCCCGGGATGGGAATCTTCTTTAACTCGATGATCAAACTGCCGTCTCTGATTGCCGACGTAGTCACCGGCTATCTGATCTATCGCCTGGCATCCCGGCATGTCTCAACCAGATTGAGCTTCATTCTGGCAGCTCTTTACGCTGCCAGCCCGGCTGTATTGGTCGATTCGGCCTTTTGGGGACAGGTGGACTCCTTCTTCACCCTACTGATCGTCCTGGCCGTGCTGTTGATTACAGAGGGCCGGTTAACCTGGTCCGCTGCCTTGTTTGCCGCGGCGGTAATGATGAAGCCGCAGGGGATTATTTTTACGCCGGTGCTGTTCTTTGAATGGGTACGCCTGCGCAGCATCAAACACGCCGCTGCAGGTATACTGGCTGCGATAGCTGTAGTCCTGCTGCTTATTCTGCCGTTCTCCTCCGGCCAGGACCCGCTTTGGATCGTGAAGCTGTTCCAGCGCACGATTGGGGAATATCCTTACGCCTCCCTCAATGCGGACAATTTCTTCAGCCTGATCGGCGCCAATCACAAGGACAGCAGCTCGACGTTTGTCCTGTTCAGCTATCAAACCTGGGGCTGGATCTTTATCGTGCTGACTACGGCCTATACGTGGCTGATCTACTCGCGAATCCGCAGCCGGGAGGCGGCCTTCCTGGCGGCTCTGTTCCAGATTGCGGGTGTATTTACGTTCTCAACAAGTATGCACGAACGGTATTTATTCCCTGCTGTGGCGCTGGCTTTCTGCTCGTATCTGTATTTCAAGGATAAACGGCTGCTGTGGATAGCCGCCGGCTTCAGCTTTACCGTCTTTGCCAATACATTCTCCGTGCTCTACGGGGCAACAGGCCGGACCGGAACCCCGTCCTACACGTATTCGCTGATGTTCGTTTCCCTGATCAACGTGCTGCTGGTCCTTTGGCTGGCGGTCATCATGTGGCAGCTCGCTTACCGCACCTCGAACAAATAA
- a CDS encoding S-layer homology domain-containing protein: MQTLIRYQVLKPDEAGLLHPEAEITVGDWLDMMAHAATTYISSSNNGDDGKPKSIAGVAPEDVYYASVQYASGAGWIDAKSQVAVHDKLTRDKLAALLAGILQYSKLTAYLNENGEANQFADAASIQNKGAVTLAVKLGLLQGTQGTGGRFEPQHIVTKAEAAQIIMKLVKLQGHTDQKIVQSY, translated from the coding sequence TTGCAAACGTTGATCCGCTATCAGGTGCTTAAACCAGATGAAGCAGGTCTGCTTCATCCTGAGGCTGAAATCACGGTCGGAGACTGGCTGGATATGATGGCGCATGCCGCGACAACTTATATCAGCAGCTCCAATAATGGAGACGACGGCAAGCCGAAGAGCATTGCCGGCGTAGCACCGGAAGATGTTTATTACGCTTCCGTTCAGTATGCATCTGGCGCAGGCTGGATTGATGCCAAGTCGCAGGTCGCGGTCCACGACAAGCTGACGCGCGATAAGCTGGCTGCTTTGCTAGCCGGCATTCTGCAATACAGCAAATTGACTGCGTACCTGAATGAAAACGGCGAAGCCAACCAATTTGCGGATGCGGCTTCTATCCAGAACAAAGGGGCGGTGACGCTGGCCGTTAAGCTGGGTCTGCTGCAGGGAACCCAGGGAACCGGCGGACGTTTTGAACCCCAGCACATCGTAACCAAAGCAGAGGCGGCACAGATCATAATGAAACTGGTTAAATTGCAGGGGCATACCGATCAGAAAATCGTCCAGTCCTACTAG
- the rlmN gene encoding 23S rRNA (adenine(2503)-C(2))-methyltransferase RlmN, translated as MNKPILYGLTLEQLSVWLEEHGHKRSRAIPVWEALYRERVTSFEAMTGANAAVVELLKEHFVLETMEEHTRQESVDGTIKFLFKLQDGNLIETVLMRQKYGLSVCVTTQVGCNIGCSFCASGLLAKSRDLTSGEITEQIMKVQLHLDRIGKRERVSHVVVMGIGEPFDNFEHMSSFIRTIKDAKGLAIGPRSITVSTSGLAGKIKEFADSDLQVNLAISLHAPNNELRTRIMKINKAIPIEKVLEAMDYYCERSNRKVTLEYILLRDVNDRREHAAELAELIKDRKQQVTVNLIPYNPVDEHSQYQRSEREVILDFYDELKKQGVNVSVRLEHGTDIDAACGQLRSKQIKGA; from the coding sequence ATGAACAAACCAATCCTTTACGGACTTACGCTGGAGCAGCTGTCGGTTTGGCTGGAGGAGCACGGCCACAAGAGATCGAGAGCGATTCCGGTCTGGGAAGCCCTGTACCGCGAGCGCGTCACTTCTTTTGAAGCGATGACCGGAGCCAACGCTGCTGTTGTAGAGCTGCTGAAAGAGCATTTCGTGCTGGAGACGATGGAAGAGCACACCCGCCAGGAGTCGGTGGACGGCACGATCAAATTCCTGTTCAAGCTGCAGGATGGCAACCTGATCGAAACCGTTCTGATGCGGCAGAAATACGGCTTGTCCGTCTGCGTCACCACGCAGGTCGGCTGCAACATCGGCTGCAGCTTCTGCGCCAGCGGCCTGCTGGCCAAAAGCCGTGACCTGACCTCCGGTGAAATTACGGAACAGATCATGAAGGTGCAGCTGCACCTGGACCGGATCGGCAAACGCGAGCGGGTCAGCCATGTCGTCGTTATGGGCATCGGCGAGCCATTTGATAATTTCGAGCATATGAGCAGCTTTATCCGGACGATCAAGGACGCAAAAGGCCTTGCCATCGGGCCAAGAAGCATCACCGTATCGACAAGCGGCCTGGCCGGAAAAATCAAGGAATTCGCCGATTCCGACCTGCAGGTCAACCTGGCGATTTCGCTGCATGCGCCGAATAACGAGCTGCGGACGCGGATCATGAAGATCAACAAAGCGATCCCGATCGAGAAGGTGCTTGAAGCGATGGATTACTACTGTGAGCGGAGCAACCGGAAGGTGACGCTGGAGTATATTTTGCTGCGTGACGTCAACGACCGCCGCGAGCATGCGGCTGAGCTGGCCGAGCTGATCAAGGACCGCAAGCAGCAGGTAACGGTCAACCTGATCCCGTACAACCCGGTCGATGAGCACAGCCAATACCAGCGCAGCGAACGGGAAGTCATTCTGGACTTCTACGACGAACTGAAGAAACAAGGCGTGAACGTCAGCGTCCGTCTGGAGCATGGCACCGACATCGATGCCGCCTGCGGCCAGCTGCGGAGCAAGCAGATCAAAGGGGCGTAA
- the greA gene encoding transcription elongation factor GreA has protein sequence MPNEDEIILTPDGVAKLEQELEELKTAGRRELAERIKIALSYGDLKENSEYHSAKDDQAFMETRILTITNILRKAKVVEIQGTEVVAIGSIAVLNDLEFDERIEYQIVGPAEADVAGNKISYESPLGKALLGHKVGDAVEVEAPIGIIKYELLEIKQGL, from the coding sequence ATGCCGAATGAAGACGAAATCATTTTAACCCCCGATGGTGTTGCCAAACTGGAGCAGGAGCTTGAAGAGCTCAAAACAGCCGGGCGCAGGGAACTTGCGGAACGGATCAAAATTGCGCTCAGTTACGGAGACTTGAAGGAGAACAGCGAATACCACTCGGCCAAAGACGACCAGGCTTTTATGGAGACCCGCATTTTGACCATTACGAACATTCTCCGCAAAGCTAAAGTGGTGGAGATTCAGGGCACTGAAGTGGTAGCTATCGGCTCTATTGCTGTTCTGAATGACCTCGAATTTGATGAGCGGATCGAATATCAGATCGTCGGCCCTGCTGAGGCGGATGTAGCCGGCAACAAAATCTCTTATGAAAGCCCTTTGGGCAAAGCGCTGCTCGGACATAAGGTTGGAGATGCCGTTGAAGTAGAAGCTCCAATCGGAATTATTAAATATGAACTGCTTGAGATTAAGCAAGGCCTGTAA
- a CDS encoding asparaginase: MKTILFINTGGTISSTYQEHGLTPTQSADHILEQIPELRQICQVEAIDLMSMDSTNTQPEDWAAIAWLVRSSLQKYDGFVIAHGTDTMAYTSSALSFMLGTVDKPVVLTGSQVSILAENSDSKKNVIDSFITACGERPGVFVVFNGKIINGTRASKVRTRSYNAFESINYPYIGTVVNGQLIYNEDLPERKLVQYPYNDNYCSEVFLLRLIPGTNPHIFDAIRSLGYKGIVIEGFGLGGVPFKERSLINKIEELMRGGMTIVVTTQCPYEGGDLTIYEVGQRVLEKGVIPGYDMTTEALVTKMMWALGQTQNPAEVAKIMDTNYAEEFSKPGTL, encoded by the coding sequence ATGAAAACTATTTTATTTATAAATACGGGCGGAACCATATCCTCCACCTATCAGGAGCACGGATTGACTCCGACCCAAAGCGCTGACCATATTCTAGAGCAGATTCCTGAGCTTCGGCAGATCTGCCAGGTTGAAGCTATAGATTTGATGAGCATGGACAGCACTAACACCCAGCCGGAAGACTGGGCCGCCATTGCCTGGCTTGTTCGCAGCTCACTTCAGAAATACGACGGCTTCGTGATTGCCCACGGTACGGATACGATGGCCTACACTTCCTCCGCGCTCAGCTTTATGCTGGGTACGGTCGACAAACCCGTCGTTCTCACGGGTTCGCAGGTATCCATTCTGGCCGAGAATTCCGACTCCAAGAAAAATGTCATCGACTCCTTCATCACGGCCTGCGGCGAACGTCCCGGCGTGTTTGTCGTTTTCAACGGAAAAATCATCAACGGAACCCGGGCCTCCAAAGTCCGGACGCGGAGCTACAACGCTTTTGAAAGCATCAACTACCCTTACATCGGCACGGTTGTAAACGGACAGCTGATTTATAATGAAGATTTGCCCGAGCGGAAGCTTGTCCAATATCCTTACAACGATAACTACTGCTCGGAGGTCTTTCTACTGCGGCTGATCCCGGGGACCAATCCGCATATCTTTGATGCGATCCGCTCTCTCGGTTATAAAGGGATTGTGATTGAGGGGTTTGGCCTGGGGGGAGTTCCCTTCAAGGAACGCAGTCTGATCAACAAAATCGAGGAACTGATGCGCGGCGGCATGACCATTGTAGTGACCACGCAGTGCCCTTACGAGGGCGGGGACTTAACGATTTATGAAGTGGGTCAGCGTGTGCTGGAGAAGGGCGTGATCCCGGGGTACGATATGACCACCGAGGCGCTTGTCACCAAAATGATGTGGGCGCTTGGCCAAACACAGAATCCGGCAGAAGTTGCGAAGATCATGGACACCAATTATGCCGAGGAATTCAGTAAGCCGGGGACGCTTTAA
- a CDS encoding DUF6509 family protein: MSNRMLNVEDYTAEYVKDPFGILTGKRYEFRINLEIPEDDDLYTVNGVYARVIVKDDNGEVRVVSYDLVERGTDKILEFDLEDEEEAELEQFCKEHLPEEE, translated from the coding sequence ATGTCTAATCGTATGCTGAATGTAGAAGATTATACAGCGGAATATGTCAAAGACCCGTTTGGCATTTTGACCGGCAAAAGATATGAATTCCGAATCAATCTGGAGATTCCAGAGGATGACGATCTCTATACCGTGAACGGTGTCTATGCCCGAGTTATTGTGAAAGATGATAACGGCGAAGTCCGGGTCGTGAGTTACGATCTGGTGGAGCGCGGTACGGACAAAATTCTGGAGTTTGATCTTGAGGATGAAGAGGAAGCCGAGCTGGAGCAGTTCTGCAAGGAGCATCTGCCGGAAGAGGAGTAA
- a CDS encoding VOC family protein, which produces MSSSLIQGISQVSVTVNNIPQALAFYGEVLGLPLLFSSDSMALVECGSVRLILSVPERPEFDHPGSVLYFSVGNIHDAYQEFLRKGVEFRDEPHVITEMQGVRTWMVFFYDPDRNLHALTSEENIGE; this is translated from the coding sequence ATGTCCTCATCTCTTATTCAAGGTATCAGCCAAGTCAGCGTTACCGTCAACAATATCCCTCAAGCTTTGGCCTTCTATGGTGAAGTGCTCGGTCTGCCGCTGCTGTTTAGCAGCGATTCGATGGCGCTTGTGGAATGCGGAAGCGTCCGTCTGATTCTAAGCGTGCCGGAACGGCCGGAGTTCGACCATCCGGGGTCCGTCCTTTATTTCAGTGTGGGGAATATACACGACGCTTACCAAGAATTCCTTCGCAAAGGGGTTGAATTCCGGGACGAACCCCATGTGATTACCGAGATGCAGGGGGTCCGGACCTGGATGGTCTTCTTCTATGATCCCGACCGTAATCTCCATGCGTTAACCAGTGAGGAAAACATAGGGGAGTGA
- a CDS encoding glutathione peroxidase, whose translation MSIYDIEVETIQGKIGNLSPYRDQVLLIVNTATKCGFAPQFKGLQKLHDQYKDRGFAVLGFPSGQFANQELESNEEVAEACEINFGVNFPLFAKIDVNGKTAHPLFRLLTSEARGVFGSRAIKWNFTKFLVDRDGRVLKRFGPKDTPESIEGEIRRVLDSSSVHA comes from the coding sequence ATGTCCATCTACGATATTGAAGTGGAGACGATTCAAGGGAAGATCGGCAACCTTTCGCCCTACCGCGACCAGGTGCTGCTGATCGTCAACACGGCGACCAAATGCGGTTTTGCACCGCAGTTCAAAGGTCTCCAGAAGCTGCACGACCAGTACAAGGATCGGGGATTTGCTGTGCTCGGATTCCCATCGGGCCAGTTTGCCAATCAGGAGCTCGAGTCGAACGAGGAAGTGGCGGAAGCCTGTGAGATCAACTTTGGCGTTAACTTCCCGCTGTTCGCCAAAATCGACGTCAACGGGAAGACGGCCCATCCGCTGTTCCGCCTCTTGACGAGTGAAGCCCGCGGCGTATTTGGCTCAAGGGCGATCAAGTGGAATTTCACCAAATTTCTGGTGGATCGTGACGGCCGGGTGCTGAAGCGTTTTGGCCCGAAGGACACACCGGAGAGCATCGAAGGTGAAATTCGCAGGGTGCTGGACAGCAGCAGCGTTCACGCATAA